One genomic region from Bactrocera tryoni isolate S06 chromosome 3, CSIRO_BtryS06_freeze2, whole genome shotgun sequence encodes:
- the LOC120770024 gene encoding aspartyl/asparaginyl beta-hydroxylase isoform X1, whose translation MSGDVQPRKRKDKKKKRDGFDRKSEGELSFSRHSSFEEDESSHGVHITKMGSEDVHFHVQHEHGTGGHWCAKIFFFSLLAILFGLVGLIILENRGISDLDTPLSESRFSNYFDGWVDESRQEHDDHDPVQASIEEHDEHDEPFEEEEDHSELDEDADEEHDDEDDDEHDAEEEDATTEQTKEEEEDEDNDEKDEDNDNDDEDDEEDATAEATVEQSIEEEDNDDDNDVGNDNKDDEEEDDDDEDENVTQEATKEEEEDDAADDNDEENEDEKTAEVSQEANDDDKDDNDNEDEENDSKANVADEDNDDDADNDDDDNSVEPIYERSTQQTSQRSTGSSAAAVDDDDDAFDEEDDDDETNDSVENVVDNDAEELLLLQQKARQQAAEAAKNAPNSAEKDDKDDSAEAVPSWASSQIKPKEELGGGPQAQNDDFDSFEHELRRANEDLMRENYALADKRFAELVQRFPDRPAAFLGQARLLDKMSEQQRSNNLLNQAIQVYKRYFALGDGITDHAQFRRAAERCIERMRFMGHHMQAVPIHQQLIARFTNKPDVRNELAITYLLQNRLSDAKLVLQEVLRRWPKDGFAQVHYGFVLRQLDKDYENAVIYLRAGINSKAPGTQDGRFYFNLGDSLQRLGRQAEAVKVYKRAAALQLFPSVYQRSLYNEPDLRAQPYWTKAETTYAEYLNKLELNWQAIRDEALSLLSRRGNYLDEAESLRDTGNWQQYELYSRGQRRVKNCQKAPITCGLIEKFTAAAGCRRGQVKFSIMQPGTHVHAHCGPTNCRLRAHLGLVVPKGPRLRVAEKERTWKEGEFLIFDDSFEHEVWHNGTSLRLVLIVDVWHPDLSAMKRRTLSAI comes from the exons atGGCTTCGATCGTAAATCGGAGGGTGAATTATCTTTTTCGCGTCATTCAAGCTTTGAAG AGGATGAGTCTTCGCATGGCGTCCACATCACCAAGATGGGCAGCGAAGATGTCCACTTTCATGTGCAGCACGAACACGGCACTGGCGGCCATTGGTGCGCGAAGATattcttcttttcactattgGCCATACTATTTGGTCTTGTTGGCTTGATTATACTGGAGAATCGCGGCATATCCGATT TGGACACGCCGTTATCAGAGTCACGTTTCTCGAATTATTTCGACGGTTGGGTGGATGAGAGTCGGCAAGAGCATGACGATCACGATCCCGTGCAGGCGTCAATAGAAGAACATGACGAGCATGACGAACCATTCGAAGAGGAGGAAGATCACTCTGAATTGGATGAAGATGCCGATGAAGAGCATGATGATGAAGATGATGATGAGCATGATGCGGAAGAAGAAGATGCCACCACGGAACAAACGAAAGAGGAAGAAGAGGATGAGGATAATGATGAAAAAGATGAAGATAACGATAATGATGATGAAGACGATGAAGAAGATGCAACCGCAGAGGCTACTGTAGAACAAAGTATTGAAGAAGAAGATAATGATGATGATAATGATGTCGGTAATGACAATAAGGATGATGAGGAGGAAGATGATGACGATGAAGATGAGAATGTAACACAAGAAGCAACgaaggaagaagaagaggatGATGCAGCTGATGATAATGATGAGGAGAATGAAGATGAGAAAACCGCCGAAGTTAGTCAAGAAGCAAATGACGATGATAAggatgataatgataatgaagACGAAGAAAATGATAGCAAAGCTAATGTGGCTGATGAAGATAATGATGACGACGCTGATAATGATGATGACGATAATAGCGTCGAACCCATCTATGAGCGCTCCACGCAACAAACCAGTCAACGTTCCACCGGCAGTAGCGCCGCTGCCgttgacgatgatgatgatgcttTTGATGAg GAAGATGATGACGATGAGACCAACGACTCCGTAGAGAATGTTGTCGATAATGACGCAGAGGAGCTTTTGTTGTTACAACAAAAAGCGCGACAACAAGCAGCGGAGGCAGCAAAGAATGCACCGAACTCTGCAGAAAAAGACGACAAAGACGACTCAGCTGAAGCGGTGCCATCTTGGGCCTCATCtc AAATCAAGCCAAAGGAAGAATTAGGTGGTGGACCCCAAGCTCAGAACGATGATTTTGACTCGTTTGAACACGAGTTGCGCCGTGCAAACGAAGATCTAATGCGAGAG AATTACGCGCTCGCCGATAAACGTTTCGCCGAACTCGTGCAGCGATTTCCCGATCGACCAGCAGCATTTCTCGGGCAAGCGCGGTTGCTCGATAAGATGTCGGAGCAGCAGCGTAGCAACAACCTGCTGAATCAAGCTATACAGGTGTACAAGCGTTACTTTGCGCTGGGCGACGGCATCACCGATCATGCGCAGTTTCGGAGGGCTGCAGAGCGCTGTATCGAGCGTATGCGCTTCATGG GTCACCACATGCAGGCGGTGCCCATACATCAGCAATTGATTGCGCGCTTTACGAATAAACCGGATGTGCGGAATGAATTGGCCATCACTTACCTGCTGCAGAATCG CTTATCCGATGCCAAACTAGTGCTACAGGAAGTGCTGCGTCGTTGGCCCAAAGATGGATTTGCGCAGGTGCACTATGGTTTTGTTTTGCGTCAGCTGGATAAAGATTATGAGAATGCCGTTATTTACTTGCGTGCGGGCATCAATTCGAAAGCGCCGGGCACTCAGGATGGCCGCTTCTATTTTAATCTGGGCGATTCGTTGCAACGTCTGGGTCGGCAAGCGGAAGCTGTTAAAGTGTATAAACGCGCCGCTGCTCTGCAACTGTTTCCCTCCGTCTATCAGCGTTCACTGTACAATGAACCCGATTTGCGTGCACAACCCTACTGGACCAAAGCTGAGACTACTTATGCTGAATACCTCAACAAATTGGAACTCAATTGGCAGGCGATACGTGATGAAGCGTTGAGCTTGTTGAGTAGGCGTGGCAATTATCTCGACGAAGCTGAAAGCTTGCGTGACACCGGTAATTGGCAGCAATACGAGTTGTATTCACGCGGTCAGCGGCGTGTTAAGAATTGTCAGAAAGCGCCCATAACGTGTGggcttattgaaaaatttacagCGGCAGCTGGCTGTCGACGCGGTCAGGTGAAATTCAGTATCATGCAACCGGGCACGCATGTTCATGCTCATTGCGGCCCGACGAATTGTCGTTTGCGTGCACATCTGGGTCTCGTTGTGCCGAAAGGTCCAAGATTGCGTGTGGCTGAGAAGGAAAG GACTTGGAAGGAGGGTGAATTTTTGATATTCGACGATAGTTTCGAACACGAGGTTTGGCATAACGGTACTAGTTTACGCCTTGTTCTGATCGTTGACGTCTGGCATCCCGATTTGAGCGCGATGAAACGACGAACGCTCTCAGCGATTTGA
- the LOC120770024 gene encoding aspartyl/asparaginyl beta-hydroxylase isoform X2 yields the protein MSGDVQPRKRKDKKKKREDESSHGVHITKMGSEDVHFHVQHEHGTGGHWCAKIFFFSLLAILFGLVGLIILENRGISDLDTPLSESRFSNYFDGWVDESRQEHDDHDPVQASIEEHDEHDEPFEEEEDHSELDEDADEEHDDEDDDEHDAEEEDATTEQTKEEEEDEDNDEKDEDNDNDDEDDEEDATAEATVEQSIEEEDNDDDNDVGNDNKDDEEEDDDDEDENVTQEATKEEEEDDAADDNDEENEDEKTAEVSQEANDDDKDDNDNEDEENDSKANVADEDNDDDADNDDDDNSVEPIYERSTQQTSQRSTGSSAAAVDDDDDAFDEEDDDDETNDSVENVVDNDAEELLLLQQKARQQAAEAAKNAPNSAEKDDKDDSAEAVPSWASSQIKPKEELGGGPQAQNDDFDSFEHELRRANEDLMRENYALADKRFAELVQRFPDRPAAFLGQARLLDKMSEQQRSNNLLNQAIQVYKRYFALGDGITDHAQFRRAAERCIERMRFMGHHMQAVPIHQQLIARFTNKPDVRNELAITYLLQNRLSDAKLVLQEVLRRWPKDGFAQVHYGFVLRQLDKDYENAVIYLRAGINSKAPGTQDGRFYFNLGDSLQRLGRQAEAVKVYKRAAALQLFPSVYQRSLYNEPDLRAQPYWTKAETTYAEYLNKLELNWQAIRDEALSLLSRRGNYLDEAESLRDTGNWQQYELYSRGQRRVKNCQKAPITCGLIEKFTAAAGCRRGQVKFSIMQPGTHVHAHCGPTNCRLRAHLGLVVPKGPRLRVAEKERTWKEGEFLIFDDSFEHEVWHNGTSLRLVLIVDVWHPDLSAMKRRTLSAI from the exons AGGATGAGTCTTCGCATGGCGTCCACATCACCAAGATGGGCAGCGAAGATGTCCACTTTCATGTGCAGCACGAACACGGCACTGGCGGCCATTGGTGCGCGAAGATattcttcttttcactattgGCCATACTATTTGGTCTTGTTGGCTTGATTATACTGGAGAATCGCGGCATATCCGATT TGGACACGCCGTTATCAGAGTCACGTTTCTCGAATTATTTCGACGGTTGGGTGGATGAGAGTCGGCAAGAGCATGACGATCACGATCCCGTGCAGGCGTCAATAGAAGAACATGACGAGCATGACGAACCATTCGAAGAGGAGGAAGATCACTCTGAATTGGATGAAGATGCCGATGAAGAGCATGATGATGAAGATGATGATGAGCATGATGCGGAAGAAGAAGATGCCACCACGGAACAAACGAAAGAGGAAGAAGAGGATGAGGATAATGATGAAAAAGATGAAGATAACGATAATGATGATGAAGACGATGAAGAAGATGCAACCGCAGAGGCTACTGTAGAACAAAGTATTGAAGAAGAAGATAATGATGATGATAATGATGTCGGTAATGACAATAAGGATGATGAGGAGGAAGATGATGACGATGAAGATGAGAATGTAACACAAGAAGCAACgaaggaagaagaagaggatGATGCAGCTGATGATAATGATGAGGAGAATGAAGATGAGAAAACCGCCGAAGTTAGTCAAGAAGCAAATGACGATGATAAggatgataatgataatgaagACGAAGAAAATGATAGCAAAGCTAATGTGGCTGATGAAGATAATGATGACGACGCTGATAATGATGATGACGATAATAGCGTCGAACCCATCTATGAGCGCTCCACGCAACAAACCAGTCAACGTTCCACCGGCAGTAGCGCCGCTGCCgttgacgatgatgatgatgcttTTGATGAg GAAGATGATGACGATGAGACCAACGACTCCGTAGAGAATGTTGTCGATAATGACGCAGAGGAGCTTTTGTTGTTACAACAAAAAGCGCGACAACAAGCAGCGGAGGCAGCAAAGAATGCACCGAACTCTGCAGAAAAAGACGACAAAGACGACTCAGCTGAAGCGGTGCCATCTTGGGCCTCATCtc AAATCAAGCCAAAGGAAGAATTAGGTGGTGGACCCCAAGCTCAGAACGATGATTTTGACTCGTTTGAACACGAGTTGCGCCGTGCAAACGAAGATCTAATGCGAGAG AATTACGCGCTCGCCGATAAACGTTTCGCCGAACTCGTGCAGCGATTTCCCGATCGACCAGCAGCATTTCTCGGGCAAGCGCGGTTGCTCGATAAGATGTCGGAGCAGCAGCGTAGCAACAACCTGCTGAATCAAGCTATACAGGTGTACAAGCGTTACTTTGCGCTGGGCGACGGCATCACCGATCATGCGCAGTTTCGGAGGGCTGCAGAGCGCTGTATCGAGCGTATGCGCTTCATGG GTCACCACATGCAGGCGGTGCCCATACATCAGCAATTGATTGCGCGCTTTACGAATAAACCGGATGTGCGGAATGAATTGGCCATCACTTACCTGCTGCAGAATCG CTTATCCGATGCCAAACTAGTGCTACAGGAAGTGCTGCGTCGTTGGCCCAAAGATGGATTTGCGCAGGTGCACTATGGTTTTGTTTTGCGTCAGCTGGATAAAGATTATGAGAATGCCGTTATTTACTTGCGTGCGGGCATCAATTCGAAAGCGCCGGGCACTCAGGATGGCCGCTTCTATTTTAATCTGGGCGATTCGTTGCAACGTCTGGGTCGGCAAGCGGAAGCTGTTAAAGTGTATAAACGCGCCGCTGCTCTGCAACTGTTTCCCTCCGTCTATCAGCGTTCACTGTACAATGAACCCGATTTGCGTGCACAACCCTACTGGACCAAAGCTGAGACTACTTATGCTGAATACCTCAACAAATTGGAACTCAATTGGCAGGCGATACGTGATGAAGCGTTGAGCTTGTTGAGTAGGCGTGGCAATTATCTCGACGAAGCTGAAAGCTTGCGTGACACCGGTAATTGGCAGCAATACGAGTTGTATTCACGCGGTCAGCGGCGTGTTAAGAATTGTCAGAAAGCGCCCATAACGTGTGggcttattgaaaaatttacagCGGCAGCTGGCTGTCGACGCGGTCAGGTGAAATTCAGTATCATGCAACCGGGCACGCATGTTCATGCTCATTGCGGCCCGACGAATTGTCGTTTGCGTGCACATCTGGGTCTCGTTGTGCCGAAAGGTCCAAGATTGCGTGTGGCTGAGAAGGAAAG GACTTGGAAGGAGGGTGAATTTTTGATATTCGACGATAGTTTCGAACACGAGGTTTGGCATAACGGTACTAGTTTACGCCTTGTTCTGATCGTTGACGTCTGGCATCCCGATTTGAGCGCGATGAAACGACGAACGCTCTCAGCGATTTGA